The DNA region GAGAAGGTTTCTTGGGATAAGTGGCAGCTAAACAGACCTAAAGACAGAGTAGGTGTAGCCATGCCAATAGAAGAAAGAGTTTCTGGCAGAGGACACAGCCCACGCGCACGCCTGTAGCCTAAGCAAGCCCTGGCCCAGCAGCCCACTCGGAGAGGGGGAGAAGCAGTGCTCCCTCATGCCACGGCCAGTCTTAGTCAAGCCTCTGGCAGGTGCTGACCTTGGCACAGCGGATCAGGGCAGGAATTTCTGAGTAGAGGTCAGAGGAATCAGGCCGGGTCTGGAGCACCAGGGAGCAGAGATGATGCAGCAGTGACTGTCGGCGCACCGTGTCTTTCACCTCTGACACCTTCTCCAGGTAGCTCAGCTCAAAGCCGCTGCTCTGAAAGGACCCCGTCTGAGCCTGAGCCTGAGCCTGAGCCtggctggctccagagccctggCCCCCGCCCTCATGTGCTCTCAGCTCACCTGGGAGCCGTTGAGGAAGTTGCCCACAGCCAGCAGGGTGGCCAGGATGCAGTGGAAGGTGGCATTTTGCACCAGCTGTTGCATGCCCACTTTCAGGTCAAACAGTGGCTCTGCAATTTCCTGGTGTGGGAGACCAGGGACTCAGACTACGTGGTCATCATGCTCACCTGTCCCCACTGCCTGTCCCATCCCATGACCCAGGTACCCGCTCCATGCTGTCATAATCCAGCTTGAAGGCCCAGAGTTGTAGGCGGGCAGCCAGGCCCCTGATGGAAGCGAGAGTCATCAGGAAGTTTTCGGCTGGGCCCAGGGGTATGTCAGGATTGGCCAGCTGGGCCTCCTCGATCTTCTGCCGCTCCTCCTCTGTGGGCATCATGGTCAGTAGCTTCTGAGAATGCACCCAACGGCCCACATAGGCCACTCAGTGCTGGCCTGAGGCCTCACGTATTGGTCTTGACTCCTCCCTAGGTCATCTGGGGCAGCCCCAGAGTCTGGGGAAATGCCAAGCCCATGCTCACCACTGGAGGGACAGGAAATAACCACTGACCAAAGGAGAGGGCCAGACTTGCTGCACCCTTATTAGCTGGGTATCCCTACCTCAATGCCATCCTTGCTGACAGCAAACTCATCAAAGTTGAGCAGGGCAGCCTTAATGACGTGCACAGGTGGCAGCGTGGTTAGGCCGATGTTGATGGCGTTGCTGCGCTTGGGGTCCAGCACGGTGGTCACTGTGCGGCGGCCCTCACCAGCTTTCTTTGAAATTGGGCGAAGGGCAGTGTAAGATTGGGAAACGGTCTAACTGGGGCAACAATCTAAGAGGGCACACCAAGGCCCCACTCTGAATGGCTAAATGGTGGGATTACCCCACAGCCAGGGATCTGGGATGTGTAAGGCCTTGGGATGGGCTTAGACACTAGTTAGGGTTGGGCTGAATTCTTACTGAGGGACCTCAGACAAGTCGCTATTCCTTTCtttgcctcggtttccccatgtGGGAAATGAGTGGCAGCCCCAGCAGTTCAGACGCTTGAGCTCTGattgcctcctctctcccctagGGTTACCTTGCAGACGAGGGCACGTTTACCTTGGAAGGCAGCACGTCCTTGGCACGGGACTCGAACAGGTGTTCTAGCCGGGCTGTATCCACCGAGACAGGCTCTAGTGAGGCCcacagggtggggcagggcccaAAGCGGCTGCCAGAGCCTCCATGGACCCCAGCCAGCTTTAGCTCCCGCCAGAAGAGTTTTACTGTCTTCCTCTTGGTGGGGAGGGCTAGGCCATCAGGTGCTGAGGGGGGAAGAGCGgcagctgggggtggtggtgggaagggGCTTTTGAtcggtggggggggtgggggcggaggaGGTGGGGGGCCTCCCGGGAGCGGGGGCGGCAGGGGGGGGACCCCTTTCCCCGCCTCCACAGACTCCGTGTTCAGCACGTCCTGGTCTTCATCCTCCCCCAGATCTGAGAAGTCCAGGTCCCCAATGCAGAGGCTGGGTACGCTGGTAGGGAGCTCCCGGACGGGCTCAGCCTTGGGGCTTGGTGGGGCCAATGGCTCCTTGGGCTCTGGCTCGAGGCTGTGCTGAGTACGGAGCAGGATTTGAGGGGCAGCGCTCTGGGGTGTTCCGGGAGCAGGGGCTGGTTCTGGGGAGCCCCGTAATTCTTGGGTGTCTAGAAAAAGGGAAACAGCCGTCAGTGTCACGTCCTCTGTGGAGCAACAGGGCAACATGGGTGGATTCTGCCCACCCACCTGCTCACCTGGGTGTCCATCGACATCATCGGGCATGGCTCCAGCCAATgtctctgcctggccctgggccagCGCAGCCTGCTTTTCTGTTTCTGCTGCTGCTACATTCTCCAGGAACCGGGCTCTGGGGGGAGGGACTTGTCAGTGAGGGTGTCTGACACACCCCAGCCCAGGGTGGTGCACATGCCTTGCTGGGCCCCTGGGCACTGCCCCTAATTgcaggcacacacagacacacagggaacaGTCCATGCGCTGAGCAGACCCAGgacctgccccgccccccccacaaAGGCCAGCCCCTGTTCAGTCTTCCACATCTGGGGAGGGTCACTACCAACCCAGTATTCCCAGGTCAACATACGGGGAAAAGTTCTACTTAACATCTAACTTGCAACCTTGCTGCTGTTCATGTTCACTGTTCTGATTCTAGACAAGGATCCttagagcagggggaggggaaagctgTCCCAATGGGCACACCAGGCTGTCCCTCCCTTGGCATGTCTAGCAGCTTCTGAGAGCTATGGCCTATGCCCAGAAAAGGGCCTGGTAAACGAAAGGCACTCAGTTTATGTTGAAGTAATAAAGGTGATCCCATCTCTTTTTTGGCCCCTCCAGCTTCTGTTGGCACTCAGTCTCTGTCCTTCCCTTAGACGGAGGTTGCTCCTCCACCTCCGTACCACACAGCACCCTAGATCCCCTCCCAGCCTTAATCCTGGGCTGAGGACACAGGAGAATCGGCTCCAGGTTGGGAGTCCACATCCTCATCACTGATCAAAGCTGTTAAGGTGTCACTGTTAAAGCACTGGGGCCTCTGTGATCCCGGTGAACTGTTCCCCAGTGCTTAGTCCTTGGGTAACCGAGGACACACACGTCTGGGAGAGTCCCCCAGCTCTGGCTGCATCAGGCACGTGGAGCCCCTGCTGGGGGAAGCAATGCCGAAGCCCTGAGCACATGGCAGGCCTGGCAGGCTGGCCTCTGTACTTACTCCAGCCTGGCCTGCCCAGTAGGGAACTGGGGGACAGATGGGCTCTCACGGGCCCTGGGTAGGGGGGAATGAGAGGAAGAAATGGTAATTGTGGTATGTGCTCCACCCCAAAGCCCAGTTGCTCACACCCACACAGAGCTGGGCAGTGATATCAGGGGTTCCTTCCCAGCCAcagtgggaagaggagggagtgggggaggcatGATGTGAGGAAACTGGAAGTGGAGGGGAGAGACCGACATGACGCAGGACAGGGTGCagtaaaagacaaagacagagcAAAACAGGAGAGtcagagacagtgacagagaaacaaagaagggGGTAGAGAGACAGATGACATTGACAAAACACGCAGAATgccagaaagaagaagagaagccGCAGGAGGAGGAGGTCCAGTCAGAGCCGAACCTCACCCCCCAGCAGTCACTTACCAAACAGGAGCAGTTTGGTGAAgtctggaaagaaagagaaagaaagcacgCGTTTGGGCAGAGAAGTTTGGGCAGAGGAGGCGGAGGGCCCGTGGAGGGGCGCAGAGTGGAGGGACAGTTGTAGAAAAGACTCCCGGGACAGCCTCTATCTCCCTACTTACTTGTAGATGCTCCTCTCGCAGGAGCTGTCGGGTGAGGGCATCACGGAGATGGTAGGAAAGAGGCTCAAGGTGGTATGGAGGCCAGAGACAGGGCCCACGGCGCTGGAGGTGGGGCCTGTAGGTGGGGCGGGGCCCacggggctggaggtggggccgGTCGGCAAGGCAGGGCTGgcggaggaggaggtggaggctaCTGGTGAGGCGGGGCCTGTGGAGCTGGAGGTGTGGCCCGTCAGGAGGCAGGGCTCCTCCTGGCGGATCCACCCCTCCGCCTCCGCCAAGGCAGTTCGTTCTTACCCAGGCTCCGGGGAGCGCACTTCTAGAGATCGGCGGATCCTCTTGCCCTCCTCTGAGGAAGGCTTTCGACGGGTGATGCGCCGCCCACCTGCGACGGCTTCTTCGATGTCCCCATCCTCCAACCGCAGGGCGCTCTAGGAGAGTTGAGCCCAGATGGGAGCGACTGAGGCCCAAGTAGGTGGGGTGGGGCACTGGAGAacggcctccctccctcccctcctctctcctgccttcGGGCCCTGACAGCCCAGCCCGCCCTGCCCACCTCATAGAGCATAAGCTGGGCGCGCAGGTCGACGTCAGTGCCCGCGGTGCCCAAGTGGCGCTGGACCAGTGCCTCCATGCCCTGCTGCTCCAGTGCATCCGTCACGTCATAGAAGGAGTCCTGATCCGGGAGCGCTGCCAGAGTCTGGAGGGTGGGGATAGGACGGCAAGGCTAAAGCTGTTGGAGACCAGAAGTCAAGAGCCTGAGGGGCCCAGAATGGCACATGGTTCCCCCTTTGCTCCCCCTATCCCACCTTGTTGATGAGGGTGACAGTGTACACCAGCAACTCGGGGTCAGCGCCATTCTTCTCCTCCAGGATGGACACCAAATTGGCCCATGGAAGAGCACCTGTCACCCAGATAGGGAGCAGTCATATGGGAACAAGTAGGAGAGAGGGCTCTGagcagtggaggagggagggacagtTTCTGACCCGTGGTGCTGGCCACAGAGTTGACTGCACGGATGAACAGTGGTGCGTTGCTCTCAGAGTATTCCACAAACACCAGCAGCAGCTTCAGGGCTGTCTTCACCACCAAGCGGGACTGGGGGGGAAGGGGTCACCATACATGAGTGGGGCTTGGGCCAGACCTGTGCTGGCTCctggtggggagtgggaagggctCCTGGGGCTGGACCCAGAGAGGAGAGTCTAGGCAGAAAGAGCCATCTCTAGGCCCAGGTACTGAAGTGCCTTTGAGGCTTAGAGGGGCCACAGACCCCCTCCATTCCAGACcactttgcagaagaggaaactgaggcccagagagaggcagTGGGAAAAGGGTGCATGGCTGGGTGGAGGGCCACTTACCAGGCTGGCACACAGTGTGTACAGCCACTGCACGGTCTCACTATGGGCCACCACCCCCAGCATCCCATCCACAAAAAGCATCAGCTGGCctagtgctggggacacagggacaAGAAGAGGTCAGTAAGCGGTCACTGAAGGCAGGGgtcatgggggagggggtgaggctGACCTCGGAGGATATAGCTCTGGTAGTTGTGGTCGGCAGCAGCGCCCACATGGATTAGGCAACTCAGCCCCTCTGAGTGCACGAATTCAGGCACCAGGTCCTTGTCCTCCTGCGGGCACCATGGGGGAGTTTAGTGGGGGGAGGCTCAGCCTGgatgcccacccccagcccacctccgGGCCTCACCTGGAAGATCTGCTTTAGTGAGAAGAGGGAGCGGCGGAGCTCAGGGCCACTGGAGCCATACAACTTTTCTGCAAGACGTAGGTGGGCATGGAAACCTCAAGGGGACACACCacaagccccccacccccttctacTGGGACGCAACCACAACCCCCCATCAAAGAATCTTCTAGTACTCTTgaacccccacctcctcctctacTCCCTGACTCTGGGCAAGCCCGACCGCAGTCTAGCAGCTGCCCTGGAAGAAGAGGTCAGGATAGGAATGGGAGGAGTCGCACATCCCGTCTCCCATCTGCTCTGTCTGCTGTCCAGCACAGGCCTGAAACAAACTGAGACAAccggggcaggggttggggggggtacGCTGATATCCTCACACACTCACCTAAGATGGCATTGACTCTCAGAGAGAGCTGGGTCCGCAGGATCAGAGTAGGCTTCCGCCCTTTGCTGGAATCAAGTAGCCCAGTCAGCAGCTCCCAGCCCGTTCCTCGGGGTCCCTCCACCCACACCAAGGCAGCCAAAACCTGGCCACAGCTCCTTTCTCCCCAGCTGCTTCTCCAAGCCAAAGGGTTGTCCAGATAGGAGGGTTTGAAGAACACAGGCATCTCAGGTATGTAGGAgagcccccacccccaacccaggcAACAGGTAACACTGGCCAGGCCTTGGGATTCCCCTGGCACAGTTCCCTGGGGTGGTAGGAGGAGACCCACAGCCCTGGCTAGAGATCAAGTGTCTTGGCTGCTGACACCTGAGCCAGCCCCTCCAGCATGGGGGCAAGGGTGGGAGCCAGCCTAGCGTTCCTGGCCCCATCAGCTCTGACCTGATCTCTTCAAAGAAGCCCTCCAGCATCTCCCGCTGCTCTTCTAGGGACAGCTCAGGGTCCAGGTAGTATCCAGACGGAGACACTTGCAGGGCACAGTCCTCTAGCTGGGGGCAAAGGGAACAGCTGTCAGGGCTGGGGAAGAGGTGGCAGGAGTACATATGGAGACCCCATGACCTCCTACCTCCCACTCAGGGTGCTGGCAGAGGCACACAAGGGCCTGCGGTGCAGCCATGCATTCCTTCAGCAGTCATTTCTCAtgggcctactatgtgcaaagccCATGTGGCTCAAAGAGCTTTCTCCTGGCTCATACCTACCCATTCTTTAGGTTTCAGATTAGAtaatgctttgctttttttttttttttttttttttgccacgccacgcggcttgtgggatcttagttccctgaccagggatagaacccgcgcccttggcagtgaaagcgtggagtcctaaccactggaccgccagggaattcccagataaTGCTTTTTTGGAAAGCCTTCCTGGACTCCTCTGGCCAATGCCATGCAATCCCTCCAGCCCTTGTGTGTACCCTCCTCTTAGGCCTTACACACAGCATTATCACATCCTAGACACTAGTCTCCTTCCCCACTAACTGTGTGTTCTCTGGGTTCAGGCACCATGTCTGTCTTGTCCATGCAATATCTGCAGAGCCTATCACAGCACTtagcacacagcaagtgctccCTAAATGGTTGTTGAGCTACTGAACATGAATGAGGAAGGGGAATGGAGAGAAAATAGGAGGaagttcctgctttcaaggaaGTTCACAGCTGTGAACATTCAACACCCAGGGAAAAGTGTTAAGAATGCTGGGAGGCGCAAACCCAGCTGAGAGGGGGGACGTGTGTCTCCCCGAGTTAAGATAGTGAGGAGAAAGGCTCCCAGTCCCTCCAAGCCTGAGGGTCTTTGCCCTGCCCCAAGTGGGCTACAGTCACCATGGTCCTAGCTGGACCTCAGAGACCTCCAAGAGGCCTATTAAACACCAGGTTTTAGGGTCTGACTCAGTCAGCCTACAGTGGGTCCCTGGAACCTGCACCGTAACAAGAAGTCAGGTGCTCCACCCATGAGTCTGCTGCCCATGTCTCCCACCCCCCTGAGCTGgctccccaccatcaccaccaccaccaccaccaccaggatGACTCTTGGCCCCTTGAGAAGTGCCTGTAGAGAAGCCTAGTGAGGTGACTCTGGAGAGTCTGAGGGCAGCACTGTGCCACTCCCTGATGCCTCCACCATGTAGCACAGTGCCAGTGTGCCCTGCTCAGCAAAGTTCCCTTGACTTGAGTGGTGGTGCTTCTTGAGAGGCCCAGGGAAAGCCCAGCTCTGGAGAGGCAGAGTGTCTTCTGGTCTCCATCTTACTGGGAAAGTCAACCCCAACATTTGTCTTGATGTTCTGtcagccctgccctgctctggaCCCAGCCCAAGGACTTCCAGCTGCCCTTGGTCCCCTGGCGTTAAGGGAGTCCAGCTCCTGCCCCTACCCCTCCTCTGCTTAGTACCCCTGCTCATGCCTGGGAGCCTGAGTTCAGCCTGTAAGGCCCTTTGGTGACACCCACACCTCCCACTCCTTCCCACCCACCAGGCTCCTGCGTGGGACGTGGGACATAGGACAAACACTCCAGCCTGTTTTCTGTCCCACTTCCTGCTTGGCTGCCTGCCCTCCCTTGGGCAGGCctggcctctctcccctccctgggagCAGAGTCATCCTCTCCAGGGCCTACTGGGAATGGGCCCTGAGATAGGGCAGCAAGGCCCCAGAGCTGGGGTCCTTTGTCCGGGGCCAGCTCAGCTGAGGGCAGCCCCACATTCCTCCTGATTCCTCTTCCCACATGGTGACTCAGCAGccaacccaccccacccccagccaggcaCAGCTACATCTCCTTCTGCCTTGGACTGGAGGACTCTGGGACCCTAGAGAAACATATTTCCCCCAAAGTTACAAACACCCTCAGAGACCCCCCAAATCACACACATATAGAATAGCTCATTCATTCAAATAGTCACGAACCAGGCTGGTTTTAGGTGCTGAGGACATAGCAGGGAACAAGATACTGCTTCTGCCTTCCCTGTCTTCCAACCCCGCTGGGGAGGCAGGCAGGTCTGACTCAGAAAAAGGCCACAAATAAATGTAGAAGCACAACCGCCACGGGTGCTaagaaaggggaggggtggggtgctGTAAAGGTAGACACTGGAGGAGTGAGCAGATTCCACCTGGGAGTGGCTTACACACCCAAGAATACAGTCAGGCAGGGTATATATGTGCTACTGGCCACGCACAGGTGAGAAGCACACCCACAGAAAGCTCAGGTCCAGCAAGCTCTCTTCCCCTCCTGCACGCACACTTGCAGGCTCTAATTCCAAGTGAGCTGAGCATGGCCCTCGCCTTCCAGAATACCTGCCTCCATTTGGGGCAGGGCCCTGAAGACTGAATGCTCTACCACCCCCAGCCTCCTCAGATGAGCCCCTTTCCCTCTGTGGTGGTAGCAGTGGCTCCCTAGCCACTTCACCTGTCTTATCCTGCCAGGGCCCCATTTCTGGGGAGGAGGTCCAGAGGTAACAGCCAGCCCAAAGCCTCCGGGACAATGCCCCCCACCCTTAACTGTCTGTCCTGGGTGGAGATGGAGCGGGCAGCAGGGTCAGGCAAGCTCCAAGGAGCGGAGACTTCCTGCCAGCTGGGCATTGCTTGTCCCTCACACCCCTGGCCCCTTCCTGGAGTcacccttctttttttattttttatttttaatttattttttatacagcaggttcatattagttacctattttatacatattagtgtatatatgtcaatcccaatctcccaatgcatcccatcaccaccaccccctgccactttccccccttggtgtccatacgtttgttctctacatctgtgtctctatttctgccctgcaaaccggttcatctgtaccatttttctaggttccacatgtatgcgttaatatacgatatttgtttttctctttctgacttacttgactctgtatgacagtctctagatccatcctgGGGTCACCCTTCTGAGCGCCAAACCTCTGGGCTTTGTTTCTCACACCcgggggctgggccaggctggcGTAAGCCCAAACCCTAGTCCCTGAGGACAGTGCTTGGGGTCAGCACAGGGTCAGTGTAGGCCCACATgttggactccctcctggctcttGTCTTCCACACTTCTCTGATGTTTGTCTTGGGGTGGAGTCTCTCCCTCACTCTTCCCAGGCTCAGCCCCTCGCTTCAGCCTCCAGCCcacttttctctatttatttatttgtttatatttattgaggtatagttgatttacaatattgtataagtttcagtcgtacaacatagtgatccacaatttttaaagattatacttgggaattccctggcggtccagtggttaggactctgcgctttcaccgCCTGGGCCCGTTCTATCCCTGGtcgtcagggaactaggatcccacaagctgcgcagcatggccaaaagaaaaaaaaaaagttatactccatttaaaattgttataaaatattggctatattccttgtgctggacgatatatccttgtagcttatttattttatatatagtagcttgtacctcttaatctcctacccctatcttgccccagCCCACTTTTCTCTTGATTCCTTGGGCTAGGCTTTTCTGGCAGCCCAAACCAACTTGTTACATATGGTTTTACAAGCTTAGGACACCATGGTGCCTACTACCCAATATTTTTCATAACAGTATAATCGAGTGAGAATGCCAGGGGCAAGGAAGTTGGAGAAAAGTGCAGAATTACATGCTGAAGGACTCTTGTTTTAGGAAATAATTTGTTAActacctttttcttctcctttcctaaaAATGTAAGACCCTGTGTTCTGATGACCCTCCTTCCCTTTTATCTTGGGTCTCCAACTGGACCTTGGCTTCCTGAATGAGATGGCATGAATGGGTCTTGAGGAGGGAAGCCCACATTTGTTATGCCTCCTCTGTGTCACACACTGGGCTGCCTGGTTCCTTTGATTCTCCTGATAAtccttttacaggtgaggaaaccaaggctcagaaattCTGTGAATGTGCCCCAGGCTGAATGGAACCAGGGCTAACTGACCTAGATCCTGGGCCAATGGACTTTGGAAGTGCTCCAGGGAACCCTGCAGGGGAGGTGGAGTGAGGGCTGGAGACCGCCCCTCAGCTTTCTGAACTGTGCAAATACCCCAAACTGGTCCTCTTAGTTCCAGCAAGGGAACACAAATGAACACACGCACATCATACACATTGGGGTAACAGTGCGTACTTCTGCCAGGACTAAGTTCGGGTCCCTTACCAGGCTGCAACCCAGAATGAACAGACTGGACATGCTGGCCCCAGGGAAAGATGGGAGGAGACCATGACTCATGCCCACATCACAATCTTCTATAGGCTCCCAAAGAGACCTCCACAGCAAAAAAGGAAAGGGCTCAGTTCATCACCAGAGCACCCCATCTTACCCTTAAGAATCTTCTGGGACCCCTCCAGTTGGTCCCTGTCCCAGAAGGTCAGGTTCACACTTTAGCCCCTTTGTCACAACTGCTCCTGAGGGATAAACTGAGGCTGGAGTAGGGATGGGCAAGGTCAGGAAACAAGTACCACCCCTGTTCCACTCTAATGTTTAGCAGCAGTTGGGGAAACAAAGTTGCTGGTAATGAACAGATTTCTAGGGCTATCTCTGCTGCTAGGAATAGGGGGCTCATCTGGCCTTTGCATCAGGGTCAGAGCAGTACCCAGGTCCCTCTGCCCAGAGCCCAGGGAGAAAGGAGTCTGTGCTATCCCAGATGTGGCAGGGCCTTTGGATATCAGGGAGGGGCTCGTGAGGCAGGCCCAGAAGGGCAAAGGGTAGCACAGAGAGTGGGACAGGGTAGCAGGGAGGGTGGGACTGGGCAGCTCTGGGTAAAAAAATGAGGCAGGGCCAGAGGGCCAGGTTctcccctggggcaggggcaggtccCTGGGCTCTGGCACAGAGGGGAGACAGATATTCCTGAGTTTCCCTGGGGACACCACACATGACCCAAGGCACTGCCAGGAcaccccctatcccacccccagGGCCAGGAGATGAGTCAGAGGCTGTGGCCAGGAGCTTCCTCCTAGACTGGGAGGAAATGAGCAAGGCCTTTTCAGACCTGAGAGctctgaaacatttaaaaaggaagccCCCAGGGGAACTATACAGGCAAGCCACAGCCcaatggggtgtgtgtgggtggagCCACAGAGGGAAAGTGGGCTGGGCCTCTGTACAttcccagggaaggggcagggtaTGGGGGGATGATGGGCGTCAGTGGCCAGAGTGGGAGGCAGAGGTCATTTGGCTGTGAACTGTTCTCCTGCTGGATAACTGTGCAGAGGATGAAACAGTGAGCACAGAACCCCTCCCTCTTATTTTGCTCTACAGCCTGGGATGGGGATGCCTGGGTTTCTGGGCCACCTCTCCCCTCTAGAGGGCTGTGGAGCAGGCCTGAGTCACGTCTGTGCCCCTGGGCCACCCACTTATAGGACTAGGGGAGGGACCAGCTGTTGACATTTCCTACTAGGAGGagccctgctccccctccctcagctctctgatgtccctgcccctgccctaTTCTCAGCCCTTCTTCCTCTGGCCTTCTATTCTGGGGCTGTGGTCACAGTTTATATTTGGGATGAGCACATCACAGTGCATCTGACCATTCCTGGCAGAGCTGCCAGCCCCAGGGAGTCCTGCCTCCAAGCACAGTGGCAACCCAGTGTGCAGGCCCCCATAGTCTGCCTGTGGGGGATATGGCAGTCCTCAGGCACACCAGGTGGGAGTTCTGAAAGTGGGGAGACCAGGAAGGACCGAGTTGGGGGATACTTAACGCATTATTGTAGCTCTCAGCTAGGGAGCAGAGAACAGAGGGCAGAGCACCTGGTTgaaggggtggtggtgatgggtcCCTAAATGAGGGGGAGAGGCAAGGGGTAATTTTGATCCTTTTTCCTGTAGCTGACCTCCCAAACTTGCCCCTAACTGGGAAGAGGGGTGTTAGGGCTAAGTTCTGTCCTCGAGTCGGGGGTGGAAGGAATACTATGTTCTCTGTAGTGCTCCAGGCTTATTTCAGTTCTAGGAGTTCCAGGAGCCTGGAGGCAGGAACCTGGCCTCAGTTCAGCACCACTCTCTCCCCAGAGCCCATTGTGAATGGGAGGTGGCCTCTGGCTAGAGGTGCTTCTTTTAGGTCCACTTCAGTTTGCCCCTTTGAACAGGGCAGGACAAGGAGGGGTCGCATCAAAACTCTGGAGAGGGCAATGTGCTGCTATCTTCAATCCTTGTCCTTGAAGCCTGGGCTCTGCTCAGACACGCGCCACTCCCCAGGCCAATAGTCTCAGCACTTCTCCCGCCCGCGCTCTGAGGCGGGGCAGGCCCGCAGCGCTAGGAATGTAAGCTGGGGGCCTGGCGCCTGGGGCACATTCCAGGGGAGACCCCAGGCCCGGGGGGGGGGCAAGTTTGCGCAACTCGGCGCCCAGCTAAGCCTGGGATCAGGGGAGGGCACCTCCACcaactctctcttctcttcctcaccACTTGGTGCTGACTGGCTGGCGAGGCACCCCGGGAGGTGATTGTGTGCCTCCCAGAGTTCTGGCCCGGAAACCGGGTGCCTGCGAGTGCGCCGGAAAAGGCTGCCTGCGGGGGGCTGAGCgcagggagcaggaggggaggtAGGGCGGGCCATCTGGAAAAGGGCCTCTCCCGGCACTGTGCACGAGTCGGTTCTGGGGTGCAGGCAAACGAGGGCAGGCCGGCGGTTTAAAATTAGCCCGGCCCGCTCCCTCCCTTCCAGCTTCACGGCCGGCGGCGGCAGCTGTACGAGACGGTGGGGGCGGTGACTCAAAGGGCTCTTCCACCAGTGCAGCCTCCCGCGCTCGGGGTGTCCCGGGCCAGGCCGCTTCCCGGGAACTCCCCTCAGCCCGTGAAGACTCTTCTCCACCGGCACTCCCCAGCCGGGCCTCACCAGGCAGGGACAACACTCTGTCCGGCTGGACCCAATCCAGCCTCCAGACACCTCCAGTGGCCCGCCCCGGGTCCGCCCTCCTCGTGGTCCCGCCCCCACCTGACCTGAGGCAGGTGAAAGCTGGTCTATCCCCAGCTCTGTCTCCTAAGTCCGCTACCGCCCAAACACCCACACCACCCTATCCAGAGCAGTTAACCAGGCAGACTGGCAGCGAGCGGACCCCGAGCGCCTCCCCAGGTGGGCCTCATTTCGAGGGCCAGCCTGGGTGCCGCAGAGTACAAGCTCCCATCCTCCCTTCTTCAGCTTCCCTCAACTTGAG from Balaenoptera musculus isolate JJ_BM4_2016_0621 chromosome 19, mBalMus1.pri.v3, whole genome shotgun sequence includes:
- the FHOD1 gene encoding FH1/FH2 domain-containing protein 1 isoform X2, whose translation is MAGEEDRGDGEPVSVVTVRVQYLEDTDPFACANFPEPRRAPTCSLDGALPLGAQIPALHHLLGAPLKLEDCALQVSPSGYYLDPELSLEEQREMLEGFFEEISKGRKPTLILRTQLSLRVNAILEKLYGSSGPELRRSLFSLKQIFQEDKDLVPEFVHSEGLSCLIHVGAAADHNYQSYILRALGQLMLFVDGMLGVVAHSETVQWLYTLCASLSRLVVKTALKLLLVFVEYSESNAPLFIRAVNSVASTTGALPWANLVSILEEKNGADPELLVYTVTLINKTLAALPDQDSFYDVTDALEQQGMEALVQRHLGTAGTDVDLRAQLMLYESALRLEDGDIEEAVAGGRRITRRKPSSEEGKRIRRSLEVRSPEPGPALPTGPTSSPVGPAPPTGPTSSAVGPVSGLHTTLSLFPTISVMPSPDSSCERSIYKLHQTAPVWARESPSVPQFPTGQARLEARFLENVAAAETEKQAALAQGQAETLAGAMPDDVDGHPDTQELRGSPEPAPAPGTPQSAAPQILLRTQHSLEPEPKEPLAPPSPKAEPVRELPTSVPSLCIGDLDFSDLGEDEDQDVLNTESVEAGKGVPPLPPPLPGGPPPPPPPPPPPIKSPFPPPPPAAALPPSAPDGLALPTKRKTVKLFWRELKLAGVHGGSGSRFGPCPTLWASLEPVSVDTARLEHLFESRAKDVLPSKKAGEGRRTVTTVLDPKRSNAINIGLTTLPPVHVIKAALLNFDEFAVSKDGIEKLLTMMPTEEERQKIEEAQLANPDIPLGPAENFLMTLASIRGLAARLQLWAFKLDYDSMEREIAEPLFDLKVGMQQLVQNATFHCILATLLAVGNFLNGSQSSGFELSYLEKVSEVKDTVRRQSLLHHLCSLVLQTRPDSSDLYSEIPALIRCAKVDFEQLTENLGQLERRSRAAEESLRSLSKHELAPALRARLTHFLSHCTRRVAMLRVVHRRVCNRFHAFLLYLGYTAQAAREARVMQFCHTLREFALEYRTCRDRVLQQQQKRATYRERNKTRGRMITETEKFSGVAAGETPSNPSIPVAVSSGPGEGDADSHASMKSLLASKPEDTTHGRRSRGMVQSSSPVMPTAVGPCTVPPEEPPGSSLPSDTSDEIMDLLVQSVTKSSPRALAARERKRSRGNRKSLRRTLKSGLGEDLVQALGLSKGPGLEV